A genomic stretch from Hymenobacter psoromatis includes:
- a CDS encoding acetyltransferase translates to MAFTDKIKDNPRLKALALWSIIVPREARPRLWVRWLVNPFRHKYGRRSLVRWNTRLDVVPFNPFTLGDESIIESYATVNNGMGGVLIGDRTLVGLSNVLIGPLRIGNDVIIAQNVVFSGLNHGYLDITQPIRDQPCTTAEIIVEDEVWIGANATITAGVRIGRHAVVAGGSVVTKDVPPYTIVGGNPARPLKHYSAATGQWERVKT, encoded by the coding sequence ATGGCTTTTACTGACAAGATTAAAGATAATCCCCGCCTGAAAGCGCTGGCTTTGTGGTCAATTATTGTTCCGCGCGAGGCCCGGCCCCGGCTGTGGGTGCGCTGGCTGGTCAACCCCTTTCGACACAAGTACGGGCGTCGGTCGCTGGTGCGGTGGAATACCCGCCTCGATGTGGTACCCTTCAACCCGTTTACGCTGGGCGACGAGTCCATCATCGAAAGCTACGCCACCGTTAATAATGGGATGGGCGGCGTACTAATTGGTGACCGCACTCTAGTAGGCCTCAGCAACGTGCTTATTGGCCCCTTGCGCATTGGCAATGACGTGATTATCGCCCAAAACGTCGTATTTTCGGGTCTCAACCACGGCTACTTGGATATCACGCAGCCCATCCGGGACCAGCCCTGCACTACGGCCGAAATAATAGTGGAGGATGAGGTCTGGATTGGGGCTAATGCGACCATCACGGCCGGCGTGCGCATTGGGCGCCATGCAGTAGTAGCGGGGGGTAGCGTCGTGACCAAAGACGTGCCGCCCTACACCATTGTGGGTGGTAACCCGGCCC